Below is a genomic region from Persicimonas caeni.
TCGTCGGCGCGCTGGAGGGCTTGCTCGAACTCGCGGCGGTCGGTGACGTCGATGCACGCGCCGATCGAGCCCATGTACGAGCCGTCGGGCGAGTACCAGGGCTGGGCGCGCAGCGACACCCACCGGTATTCGCCATCGGCGCGCCGCAGCCGAAAGTCGGCCTTGAGCGGTCGGCGCTCGGCGAAGGTCTGTTGGTGCATCCCGATGACCTCTTCGCGCTCGTCGGGGTGTAACCCCGCGGTCCACCCACCGTCGATTTCTTGGGAGAGGTCGCGCCCGGTGAACTCCAGCCAGCGCTTGTTGAACCAGGAGTAGGCCCGCTCGGGCTCGGAGAGCCACATCAGCACCGGTACGGTGTCGGCCATCGCCCGCAGGCGCTCCTCGCTGGCGTGCAACTCTTCGAGCCGCTCTTTGCGTCCCAGCGCCGAGGTGATGACGTTGGCGACCGAGACGAGAAAGTTGGCGTCGTCGTCACGAAACGCGCCGGCCTCCTTGGAGTAAACGGCCAATACGCCGTAGGTGCCGTCGGTGTTGTGAATCACACAGCTCAAGCTGCTCGCCATTCGTCGCGCCTCGACCACCTTCGACGGCTGGAATCGGTTCTCGGCGTGCAGGTCGTCGCATAGAACGGCGCCCTCCATGCGCAGCGTGTAGCTGGCCAGGGAGTTGTGCTCCACCGGTAAGGAGACTGCATCGGCGTCGTCTTGGGGCCAGCCGCAACCGGCCTCGAGCTTCAATTGAGTATCGTCTTGGAGCCGGAAGATTCCACCGGCGTCTGACGATAGTGTCTCGCACACCGCCTGGACGGCCTCCTGGATGAACTGCGAGAAGTGCGGGCTGCTCAACGCTTCGACGCCCAGCTTGGCCACGCAGGCTTGCTGGGTCTCGCGTATGCGCAGCCGCCGGCTGGTCTCCTCGAGCTCGGTCACGTCGACAAAGGTGAGCACCGCCCCGTCGATGACGTCGTCGAGGGTGCGATAGGGGTGAATTCGCAGCAGGTAGGTGCGTTGGGGTCCCTCAGCGTTGCTCTCGACGCGCACCTCGGTGGGGGTCAAGGTCTCGAGCACATTCTGGACCTCGTCGAGCAGGTCGACTCCGCTGACTCGAAGCGTGATGTCCGCCAAGGGGCGGCCGACGTCGGCCTTGATGAGCCGGAAAATCTCTTTGGCCGCCGGCGTAAACTGCTTGATGCGAAGCTCGCGATCGAGAAAGACCGTGGGGACACGGGTGCTCTCGAACAAGTTCATCAGGTCGGCGTTGGCGGTGTCGAGCTCGGCGACCTTCGTCTCGAGGGTGTCGTTGACCGTCTCGAGCTCCTGGTTGACCGATTGCAGCTCGACCTTGGAGGTCTGCATCTCCTCGTTGGAGGATTGCAGCTCCTCGTTCATCGACAGCAGCTCTTCATTGGAGGACTTGAGCTCCTCGTTGGCCGTCTCCAGTTGGGCGATGGTGCTCTCGAGGTGGTCGCGGGTCGCTTCGAGCTCGGCCTCGAGCTGATCGATGACCTCGTTCTGATCGATGTTGGCCAGGCCTTCGTGGACCTGGTCGATGAGCGGCTTGTCGGTGCTGACGGGCCGAAACACCACCATCCAGAGATGTTCGCTGTTGGGGGTCGCCTGCAGCGGCGAGACGACGAGGTCGTAATGCTCGATCTGGTCACCCATGGCGATGCGCACGTTGGACGTGAGGACCTCCTCTCGCTGCGAGCGCGCCTTGTGCAGCGTCGTGCGCAGATGCAAGCGCAGCTCGGGGCGCGCCAATTCGACGATATGGTCCTCGACCGGACCGGAGCGATGCTCCAGAAAGCGTCCCAGATGCCCCGAGAAGTAGAGCACCCGTCCGTTGTCGTCGACCAGCGCCGAGGCCGGCCCGAAGCGGTCGAGCAGGCGTTGTTGGAACACGCGGCCCAGCTCGTGTGGCGACAATTCGGCGCGCGCCTTGGCGTACGGCGAGTGGTGGCGTCGCTTGGCGAGTTGGTCGAAGACGGGAAACGAGGGGGGGATGTCTTTGGGCAACTCGCGGGCGCGAAAGATCTTGGAGGACGAGTCGACCACGCGGAACAGGTTGTCGCGTCCTCGGATGCTCTCGGCCGGGCCCAAAAAGAGGTAGCCTCCCGGGCGCAGGGCGTAGTGAAACAGAGCGAGCAACTTTTGCTGTAACTCGGGCTCCATGTAGATGAGCACGTTGCGGCACGACAACAAGTCGAGGCGCGAGAAGGGCGGGTCGCTGACCAGATCGTGCGACGAGAAGATGCACATGTCGCGCACCGTCTCCCGGACGCGATAGCGGTCACCGCGGCGAACGAAGAAGCGCTCGAGGCGGGCCCTCGAGACCTGCAGTTCGAGCTGGGCGGCGTCGTAATATCCCGCGCGTGCCTTCTGGAGCGCCTTCTCGTCGATGTCGGTGGCAAAGAGCTGCACCTCGACGCGCCGGCGCATCTGCTCGATGCGTTCGGCGGCCAGAATCGCAATGGAGTAAGCCTCCTCGCCCGTTGCGCATCCGGGCACCCAGATGCGCAGCGTGTCGTTGGTCGCGTCGTCGAGTAACTCGTCGAGTTTGTCCTGCAATTCGTCGAACGCGGCCGGATCGCGAAAGAACGCCGTGACCGAAATCAGCAGGTCCTTGAGGAGCGCCTGGCTCTCGGCGTCGCCGTCTTGCAACAACTCCAGGTACTGCGCCGGCGTCCGCGTGCCGGTGAGCATCATGCGTCGGCCAATGCGCCGCGAGAGCATCGGGCGCTTGTACTGGCTGAAGTCGTGGTTGACCCGCTTGCCGAGCACTTCACAGACGTGGCCGAGGTAATCGGGGGCGAACGTTTCATCCTCATCGGTATTCGGTCCGACGATGCGCTCGCCCAAGTAGTGGGCGAAGGTCTCGAGACGCGTGGCGATTTGTTCGACGGGAAGCGCCTCATCGACGACACCTGCGCGCATCGCACTGCGCGGCATGCTGTCGTATCCGGAGGTGTTCGGGGTCTGGACGAGCGTCAGTCCGCCGGCTTGTTGGATCGCCTGCAGCCCCAGCGTCCCGTCCGCGCCGGCGCCCGACAGCACCACTCCGGCTGCCCGCGGCGCCCACTGCTTGGCCAGCGAACGGAAAAAGATGTCGATGGCCTTGTTTGGGCCGCGTTGCCGAGGCCTCTGGAGCACCAGTTGGCCGTCGTCGACGCTCATCTGCGTGTCGGGCGCGATCACGTAGACATGGTCGGCCTCCACGGGCATGCCGGACTCGGCCTGCACCACCGGCATGTCGGTGTGGGCGTCGAGAAGCTCGTGAACGTGGGTTTCGAAGTCGGGGTTGAGATGCAGAATGACCACAAACGCCAAGCCGGTGTCCGGCGCCATGACGTCAAAAAAGTTGTTCAGCGCAGTGATTCCGCCGGACGAGGCCCCCAGACCCACGACGGCCAGGGGCTCATCGTTTGCATAATCGCTCACAGGTGCCTTGCCTCGGGCAAAAAAGGACAACAACGAAATGAGTCGTTGTTGCCCTTATAGAACAAATAGGACTTGTTGGCGAGGCAAGCGACCGCCTCATCCAAAGAGTCGGCTCAAGAAGCCTTCGCCACGTGCTTTGGACAAAAGCCACTTGGCTCGCTTGGCCAGCTTGTTGGCGTCTTGGGCGCCCACAATGACGTCGAGGACTTCGCCGTCATGGATCAGCATCAGCGTGGGAATGGAGCGCACGTTGAAACGCTGTGCGAGCTGCGGGTGGTCCTGAGTGTTGAGCTTGTAGAAGGTCACCGGCTCGTCGGCCATCTGTTCGGCAGCTGCATCGAAGTGCGGAGCCATGGCTTTGCACGGCCCGCACCAAGGGGCCCAGAAGTCGATGATGGCGCTGCCGCCACCTTCGCGCATCAGTCGTTCGAGTTGGCTCTTCGAGGTCAGGTCGATGGTGTGCTCGCTCATGGTATCTAGCTCCGTTCCATGGTCTGTGGGGCTGCCGTTGGTTCAATTTGTCCAGCCCTGTTGAGCGTGACTGAATCACTTTGCAACACGCCGAGCCTCGAGTGTGCTTCGAGGCGTGGGCGACAGGGCCGCGGCAAGAACTGGAGCAAAGACGATGCCAACTGACGACACGGAGCCCAAAGATGCGTCTACTCGGAGCGCTTTCGTCCTCGGGCGACCTCCGGGGCGGTCACCGCGGAGGCGTCGTTGCCCCACGACGTGCGGATGTAGGAGAGAATGCCGGCGAGTTCCTCGTCGCTGAACCGCGCCCGAAAGCTGGGCATGAAGCTGTCGTATTTCTCGCCGCGCACCTCGATGGGGCCGCTCATGCCGTGTAGCGTCAGCTCGATGAGCCGGTCCTTCGGGCCGGTGACATACTCACTCTGGGCGAGCGGCGGGAACGCGCCGCTGACCCCTTGGCCTTGCTCTCCATGGCACATCGCGCAGGCGCTCATATACAGCGTCTCTCCCTCGGCTGCAGCCAACGCGGTGCCGCCATCCGGTTGTTCGGCGCCGGCGGTGCGCGGCGGTTGGGCCTCACCTTCAGCGCTCGCCTCGAGCTGGTTGGCGATTTGGGTATGACGCTCGGCGAGCTGCTCGTGGCGCTCGGCCAAGTCCTGCATCCCCGCTTCGGCGTGCGTGGCGGCCATCTGCCGGTGCATTTGGGCCATCTGAGTGTGCCACTCGTCGATGCCGCTGGCCCAGCACATCGTCTGCGGGCCACAATTACCGTGAGCTCCGGTCTGCGCGCGGTGATGTTGACGTCTGCGCATGCGGTGCTGCTTGCCGTGCTGGCCCTGCCGCGGGCCACGCTCGCGGGCACGCAACTGGTGCATGTAGCCCATCTGACCACGCATCTCGTGCATCCGAGGCCCCAACCCGCGCATCCCTTGGGGCAGCTGGGCTTCTCGCTGCTCGTACTGTTCGGCGAGTTGCTCGTACTGCTCGGCGAGCTCGTCGTAGGTCTCCTCGTCGCCAGCCTCGGCGTCGGTGGTCGCGTTTTGGTCGGCCTGCTCGGCCTCTGTCGACGCGGCCCCAGTCGACTCGGCGGGCGCGGCATCGGGCACCTCGCTCTTCTTCTCGCAGGCGCCCGCCGCAAAAAACAGCCCCGTCGCCACAACGAACACGCACCAGTTGGTCGAATTCACACCATCCTCCATGTCTGGTCAAACAGTCCCAATCACGTCGTGATGTATTAGTAAGCAGCCACAGCCTGTCGACCACCGCGCAATCTTTGCATCACTTCGGTGTGATTGGCGAAAAATGCACAAGCTGCTGAAAATGCTTGACTTTTGTTGGTTTGGTGTTGACGTTTTTTTAAGGCAAATCACCCGCATTTTAAGAAATGCAGCCCCATGAGCGTCCGTTTGGCACACCGTATGCAGCTTCGGATGGTGGTGCGCACGAGCGCACTTCGAAGGGCACCGGTTCTCGACCGCAAGCGCTCTCGACAGCAAGCGTTCTCGATAGCAAGCAAGTGCTCGACCGTAGACCGGGGCTCGAAATAGAGGGAGGTATCCAAGATGCGCGACAACATTCGATACATGATGGCAGCGGGAGTGCTCGCGATGGCTGTTGCGGCCTGTGGGGAGACCGACGAGCAAAGCGAGGATTTCGATTCGCCCACGCCGGTAGAGGAGGTTCAGACGGAGGTTCCCGACACGCCGTTGTCGGGTGGAGGCGACGAGCAAGTAGACGTTCCGGTGGATGAGCCCGAGGGGGGCGGTCCCGTCGATGAGATCCCGCCCGGTGACGTGGCGGATGAAGGTGACGTGGCGGATGGCGAGGAGGCCGAAGAAATCCAGGTCTCGCTTCTGGCCGGCAAACAATTGGCCTATCCGGAGGCCTGGATCGCCCACGCGGCCGCCAACGAGTCGGAGTGTAGCCACTCGAGGTGTCCCTATCTCGTCTCGGAGACCGACTCCGAGCCGGCTGCGGTGCCGCCATTCGAGCGCGGCACCGAGTGCATGGTCGAGGGGGGCTTGGCTGTCGGCGGAGGCCCCGATGAAGAGGGGAGCACCACCTACAGCGCCAGCGCTCAGGCCGGCGCCGCCAGCGCCACATTCAGCACGGACGTGAGCAGCGGCGATGATTTCGTCGAGTTGGCAGTGCAGGGTGAGGCCGATGCCGAGGAGCCGACCGCCGGAGGCGTGCGCGCCGATGCCGGCGCGACACTCTTCGCCGACGAGTCGGCCCTGGTGCTCGATATCCAAAACCCCTCCGGTGAGCCGGTCGTGCTCGAGGTGAGCTGGAGCTTGAAAGGAGAGCCGGCCGCAGGAGAGGCGAGCTGGCAGGGCGCACTCTGGTACACCGATCGGGCCAGCCGGCTCGACGAGTGCTATGTCGCCCCCGACTACCAGTTCGACCGCGTCTTCGACGTCTTCCAGGACGTCGGCGGCACGGTGCGCGGCCAAGCCTCGGGCACCGCACGCTTGCCTGTCTCGGGGGTCGAAACCGCCGAAGGTGAGCACATCCAGGTGGGTCTGCGCCTCAACGTCGGCGCCCACGCCGTAGCTCGCGCCGGAAGCGTGCCCGAGCATGCCCAGAGCTCGTCGAGTCGGGTGGACGGCACCTTGCGCTTCCGCGTCGTCCCCGCCGAAGAGACCTCGGCCGAGGCGCGCTGAGCGCACCGTCGATCCAGTTGAAACCATTTCGGGGTTGCTCGATTCGGCTCAGGTCGATAAGAGCAACCCCGTATTATTTTGCGCTGTTAGCCTCCCCTCGAAGTCGATCAGAGACCGTGGAAGAATTCGAAGAACTCAGCCCCACCGAACGCATCTCTCGCCTGCTCAAGACCGTGGAAGCCGGCTCCAAGCGCTACCACGCGCTCGACGCTGCCCTGAACTACAAGGGCAGCTGGATCGATCTGGCCGGTCATATCAAAGAGGTCGAGGAGCTCGAGTCCTGGAAAGACTGGGATTATTCGAGTCTGAACGCATATTGTAAAAAAGAGCTGCAACTTAGCCGCGGCGAGATTCGAAAAATGCGCGAAGGCTACGAGTGGCTCGAAAAAGAGGCGCCCGAGCTTTTGGCCGTCGACGAGTCTGCAGGTGACGACGCCGCCAAGTCCGCGCGGCCGGTGCCCGACATCGATACGATCGATCAGTTGGCCAAGGGTTATCGCGAGACGCGGCGAGAGCGGATCCCGAACGACACTTATCAGGAACTCAAGCAAGCTGCGCTGCGCGGCGAGCGTTCCTCGTACCAACTTCGACGCGAGTTCAAAGACGCGGTGCCCGAGCACAAGCGCGAGGTGAAGCCGGTCAATCCTCGAAAACACCTCAAGCGGGCGCTCAAAGCGCTCGAGAAGGCCCTTGCCGAGATCGAAAGTGACGAGCAGGCCGCCGACCCCGAACTCGCCGAGCGCGCCCGAAAATTGCGCGACGAGATGTTCCACTTGGTGGCCACCAAAGACGAGACCGAGTAGCGCTGTCCGGTTTCGTTACGCCGTCTGTTATGATAAGGGCCACTGACACCACACGAAGATAGCAACGGGAGTAAAAAGCACATGCACTACAGTGGTTCACCGGACGATAGTGAGAAGAAGCCCAGGGTTTTGTGGCTCAACGCCCTCTTCTTGGTCCTCACTCCGCTCGCGGCGTTGATCTTGACGCCGCTTTATATCCTCGAGCACGGCGTACACTGGGCCGAGCCCGTCGCGATGGTCGTATTGTGGTACCTGACCGGCATGGGCATCACCGCCGGTTACCACCGCATGTTCTCCCACCGCGCCTGGTGGGCTCCGGCGCCGATCCGCGCCATTTTGCTCGTCCTCGGCGCTGCCGCCTGGCAAAACAGCGCGATTGCCTGGTCGGCCGCGCACCGCTACCACCACCGCCACGTCGACACCGAAGACGATCCCTACAGCATCCAAGAGGGCTTTTGGTGGGCGCACATGCTCTGGGTGATGGTCGAGGGCAAAAAGCACCAGGATTTCGAGAGCGCTCCCGATCTTCGCGACGACCCGCTGTGTCAGTGGCAGCACAACAACTACTTCTGGATCAGCACACTCTTCAACATCGGCGTGCCCCTTCTTCTGGGCCTGATGACCGGCCGCCTGTTCGGCATGCTGCTTTGGGCCGGACTCGTGCGCGTGGTCGTGGTGCACCACTTTACCTTTTTCATCAACTCGCTGGCCCACATGTGGGGAAGCCGCCCTTGGAGCAAGGAGCAGTCGGCGCGCGACAACGCCGTGCTCGCCTTCTTCACCTTCGGCGAGGGCTACCACAACTTCCACCACACCTTCCCCGGCGACTACCGCAACGGCTTTCGCTGGTACCAGTTCGACCCGACCAAGTGGACGATCGCGCTGCTCAATAAAGTGGGGCTGGCCCAGGACCTGCGCCGCACGACCATGGACCGCCGCCTCAAGAAGCGCTGGCAGACCATGCGCGAGCGCTACGAGACGCAGATGGACGAGTGGAACGAGTCGATGCGCGAGCAGATTCAGGCCGCCGAGGCGAGCCTCGAAGAGGCGCTGACCGAAATGCGCAGCAAGCGCGCCGAGTGGGCTCGCAAGGCCGAAGAGCTGCAGGCTCAGGCCCGCGACGAGCTCGAACGCGCCCGCATCGAAGCCGAGCGCCGCGCGCTCGAGGCCTTCCGCAACTGGCAGAGCCTCGTGCCCGCCCAGGCGCGCTAGTGGCGCTCAGCCGAGCAAGAAACGAAGCAGGCCCGCACGACAACGTGCGGGCCTGCTTCGTTTCTTGCTTCTCTTAGGGGCCGACTCAGTCGCACTCACCGCCCAGAAGGCCGGTCTTCAGGCCCTTGTTGGGCGGGTTGGCGCCCAACCAGATGTCGAAGAGCGCTTTGGCGAACTTCTCACCTTCGATGGTGCCCTTGGTCGAGCCGTTGTGCGCAAAGGTCACGCCTTTGCCGGGGATGTAGGTGTAGATGAACTTGTCGCCCTCTTCGACGGCGCCCATCCAGCTGCTCAGCTTTTTGGCCTTCGCGCCGAGCGTCTTGCCGCCGTACTTGCTCTTGCTGATGCCTTCTTTGATGGCGTCACGCACGTCGCCCTTGTCGACGTCGCGCACGAAGCGCAAGATGAGCCGCTTTTTGCCCTTCGCGTTGACGAGCTTCGAGCCACTCTTCGATTTCTTCTCGACGTAGAGCGCGGCGACGTAGACGTCGACGTTGAACGCGGTCGCCTCGCGCAGGCCCAGTCCGTTGAGCTGGAGCTTGTCGCCGTCGAGGGTGATCGAGTTGGGGAACTTGACGTCGGCGCACTCGGCCGCGGTGGCCGTCGAGCTCAGGCCGAAGGTCAGGATGGCTAGCAGTACAAATGGGAGCAGTCGTTTCATGGTGCTAATCTGCGCTTGTGGGGTGATTCGAAAACTGACCTCGCAGGGTAGTGGGGCGCGCAGTGCTGTGCAAGCTGGAAGGTCGTTATGACGCAGGCGCGCTGCGGCGAAGCTGGCCGCGCAGCTCTTCGATCACGTCACGAGCGTGGGCCTTGAGAGCGTCGACGTCGTCGAGGGTCAGACCGTCGGTGGCGATAGGCTCGCCGACCCGCACACGCGCCTGCGTCCGGTGCAACCTCCAGTCGTGCTTGGCCAGGGCGGTGCAGGTGCCGCACACGGCCATCGGCAAGATGTCGGCGCCCGACTCGATGGCCAGACGAAACGCTCCTTCCTTGAAGGGCAGCAGCTCACCTTCTTTCGAGCGTGTGCCCTCCGGAAAGATCATCACGGGCACGCCTCGCTCGAGCCAGGTGCGGCAGCGCGCCATCGCCGATTTGGCCGAGTCACTGTCGCCGCGTACGACCTCGACGTCACCCGCCATGCGCAGCATCCAGCCGACGAATGGAATCTTGAAGTTGCTCGTCTTGCTCAGCCACTTCATCTCCCAGGGCAGGTAGGAGAGCAAAAACGGGTCGGCCGCCGAGCAGTGGTTGCTCACGCAGACGGTCCTTCGCGGCTTGTCCTCGGGCAGATCGCCTTCGACCCCGAAATCCCACGCCGGCGCCAACCACGTGGCGGTGACGCCGATGAGGCGAAATGCCCGGCCGGTCACATAGCGGCGCCGGTCGAACGGTGCGGTCACCACGAAGAGCACGCAGAGCACCGGAAAGCCGAGCAGGAGCGTCGAGCCGATGGCGAACCAACTCCAGACGGACCAGAGCGTGTGCGAGAGCGATGTGTCGGCGGCGGTGCTCATGGGGACTCCTCGATGTGCAGACTCTATGAGTCAACATTAACACGCCGAGAGGTCCCCGCGATGATCGAGATCATCCAGCGAGGCCCTAAGCCAGGTCGAAGAGGAGCAACTCGGCGTCCTCGGCCGCCTCGATGGCGACCTTCGCTTCGTCCGAGATCGCCGCGCCGTCGCCCTCTGACAGCGTGATATCACCGAGGGTGACCGTGCCGTCGACCACCTGGACCCACGCGTGGCGTCCGGCGTCGATCGAGTACTCGACCGTGTCGCCTTCCTCGAGCACCGCGCCCCAGATAGACGCGTCCTGGTGGATGCTCAGCGAGTCGTCGCGCCCGTCGGGCGACACCAGCAGCTTCAGGGCACCTCGGCGGTCGGCGCGGCGAAACTTTCGCTGCTCGTAGCTCGGCTCGAGGCCGGCGCGGCGCGGCGGAATCCAGATCTGCAGAAAGCGCACCGGCTCGGTGTCCGAGGCGTTGTACTCGCTGTGGCGCACCCCCGTACCCGCCGACATACGCTGGACCTCGCCGGCCTCGATGACCGAGCCGTTGCCCATGCTGTCTTTGTGCTCGAGGGCTCCCTCGACCACGTAGCTGATGATCTCCATATCGCGGTGCGGGTGTGTGCCGAATCCCGCGCCGGGGGCGACGCGGTCGTCGTTGATCACCCGAAGCTTGCGAAATCCCATGTGCCGCGGGTCGCGGTAGCCTCCAAACGAGAAGCTGTGCCGGCTGTCGAGCCAGCCCATGTCGGTGTGGCCGCGTTCGTCGGCAGGTCGTACTTCGATCATCTGTTTCTCCGTCACTTCACAGGGAATGGTTCGGTCCAAAATCGATTTAATACTTAAGCGTTTCGTGCTAGGTGTATAGCGCTTTGAGAGCACAAAATCGTTTCTTAGAGGAAACAATGGCCAATATCTCGGAACTCGAAATCTTCGTGACGGTGGTCGACGCGGGTAGCTTCACGGCGGCGGCCGAGCAGCTCGGGGTGTCCAAGTCGCACGTCAGCAAGCAAGTGTCGGCCCTCGAAGATCGACTCGGTGCACAGCTCTTGCACCGTACGACGCGCTCGCTGTCGGTGACCGACGCCGGGCAGGCGTTTTACGAGCGCGGCGCGTTGATCCTCGAGCAACTCGAGGAGGCCGAGCGCGCGGTGATGCAGCTGCAGACCAAGCCGCGCGGGCGTCTCAAAGTCAGCGTGCCGATGACCTTCGGGTTGCGTCATCTGGCGCCGCTGGTCGCCGAGTTCTTGCAGGAGTATCCCGAGATCAGCATCGATCTGGACCTGTCCGACCGCAAGGTCGACATGATCGACGAGGGCTTCGACCTGGCCATTCGCATCGGGGAGCTGCAGGACTCGAGCCTGATGGTGCGCAAGCTGGCCCCGGCGACGCGCTACTGCTGCGCCAGCCCCGAATACCTCGAGGCCCACGGCACCCCCCGGCACCCCGCCGAGTTGGCCGACCACGAGTGCCTCGAGTATGCCTATGGCCGGCTCAATACCTGGCAATTCGTCAGCCCCGACGGTGACGAGCACTTCGTGCAGGTCAGCGGAAGGCTGCGTGCCAACAACGGCGAGGTGCTCGTCGAGTCGTGCGTCGCCGGGCTGGGCGTGGCGCTGATCCCCGACTTCATGCTCGGCGACCATCTGCAATCGGGCCGCCTGGTGCGCCTGCTCGACGACTGGCTCGAGTGGAACGCCGGGGTCTACGCCCTCTACCCTCACAACCGCCACCTGTCGGCCAAGGTGCGCCGGTTCGTCGACTTCCTGGTCGACAAGTTGTCCCCGGCTCCCTGGCTGCAGGACGCCGCCGCCCAGAGTTGACGCTGCGGCGCCTGGATTTAGCTTTTCAAACATCACACAGAAGTTGGGAGGACTCCTTTCTTACCCCGTGACTCGAGCGGTCTGGAGCCGATGAGAGACGCGCCAGACAAAGCTGGCAGTGGCGGTCGTTGGGATCAGCTGTATGGGTTGTTGCTGCGGCTGGTCTCCATGGCGCTGCTGTGGGTGGTGTTCGTCCAGGGCGAGGTCGCCGAGTCGTGGACGGTGGGCCTGCCCACGGTGCTCGTGGCCGTGGTGGCGAGTTATCGACTCACGCCACGGCCCGGCGGGCGCGTCAGTGTGTGGGGCGTGTTGCGCTTCGTGCCATACTTTTTCTGGAAGTCGCTGGTCGGAGGCATCGATGTGGGCCTGCGCGCGCTGCGCCCGTCGATGCCGCTGCGTCCGGGGCTGGTGCGCTACGAGTTGCGCATGCGTCCCGACGTGGTGGCCACGATCTTCTT
It encodes:
- a CDS encoding chemotaxis protein CheB; amino-acid sequence: MSDYANDEPLAVVGLGASSGGITALNNFFDVMAPDTGLAFVVILHLNPDFETHVHELLDAHTDMPVVQAESGMPVEADHVYVIAPDTQMSVDDGQLVLQRPRQRGPNKAIDIFFRSLAKQWAPRAAGVVLSGAGADGTLGLQAIQQAGGLTLVQTPNTSGYDSMPRSAMRAGVVDEALPVEQIATRLETFAHYLGERIVGPNTDEDETFAPDYLGHVCEVLGKRVNHDFSQYKRPMLSRRIGRRMMLTGTRTPAQYLELLQDGDAESQALLKDLLISVTAFFRDPAAFDELQDKLDELLDDATNDTLRIWVPGCATGEEAYSIAILAAERIEQMRRRVEVQLFATDIDEKALQKARAGYYDAAQLELQVSRARLERFFVRRGDRYRVRETVRDMCIFSSHDLVSDPPFSRLDLLSCRNVLIYMEPELQQKLLALFHYALRPGGYLFLGPAESIRGRDNLFRVVDSSSKIFRARELPKDIPPSFPVFDQLAKRRHHSPYAKARAELSPHELGRVFQQRLLDRFGPASALVDDNGRVLYFSGHLGRFLEHRSGPVEDHIVELARPELRLHLRTTLHKARSQREEVLTSNVRIAMGDQIEHYDLVVSPLQATPNSEHLWMVVFRPVSTDKPLIDQVHEGLANIDQNEVIDQLEAELEATRDHLESTIAQLETANEELKSSNEELLSMNEELQSSNEEMQTSKVELQSVNQELETVNDTLETKVAELDTANADLMNLFESTRVPTVFLDRELRIKQFTPAAKEIFRLIKADVGRPLADITLRVSGVDLLDEVQNVLETLTPTEVRVESNAEGPQRTYLLRIHPYRTLDDVIDGAVLTFVDVTELEETSRRLRIRETQQACVAKLGVEALSSPHFSQFIQEAVQAVCETLSSDAGGIFRLQDDTQLKLEAGCGWPQDDADAVSLPVEHNSLASYTLRMEGAVLCDDLHAENRFQPSKVVEARRMASSLSCVIHNTDGTYGVLAVYSKEAGAFRDDDANFLVSVANVITSALGRKERLEELHASEERLRAMADTVPVLMWLSEPERAYSWFNKRWLEFTGRDLSQEIDGGWTAGLHPDEREEVIGMHQQTFAERRPLKADFRLRRADGEYRWVSLRAQPWYSPDGSYMGSIGACIDVTDRREFEQALQRADELKDEFLAMLGHELRNPLAAITTAVDLLDMLAVDNDELGKIHDILDRQSEHMKRLLDGLLDVTRIERGKMRLQHEIFDLNDLITHVVDDWRSRIEHAQINLKLHIDEAPLWTSGDRTRLMQVVNNLLSNAVKFTEAPGRICVESRTERDMAVLQFRDTGAGIAPEAFEAIFEPFRQAEQTIDRSEGGLGMGLPLAKGLVEAHGGTITVESDGPGEGSTFTVRLPLSEPPVAASAHPRSASESQRIMVVEDNEDAGALIETVLEHRGHHVLLCRSGAEALDKAAEFQPQVVLCDIGLPGGIDGFEVARRLRSNPSFDNTMLVAMTGYGRHRTQDESLEAGFDAHLVKPVDLKTIEQVLSPGSAVPTDVT
- the trxA gene encoding thioredoxin, translating into MSEHTIDLTSKSQLERLMREGGGSAIIDFWAPWCGPCKAMAPHFDAAAEQMADEPVTFYKLNTQDHPQLAQRFNVRSIPTLMLIHDGEVLDVIVGAQDANKLAKRAKWLLSKARGEGFLSRLFG
- a CDS encoding c-type cytochrome, whose translation is MNSTNWCVFVVATGLFFAAGACEKKSEVPDAAPAESTGAASTEAEQADQNATTDAEAGDEETYDELAEQYEQLAEQYEQREAQLPQGMRGLGPRMHEMRGQMGYMHQLRARERGPRQGQHGKQHRMRRRQHHRAQTGAHGNCGPQTMCWASGIDEWHTQMAQMHRQMAATHAEAGMQDLAERHEQLAERHTQIANQLEASAEGEAQPPRTAGAEQPDGGTALAAAEGETLYMSACAMCHGEQGQGVSGAFPPLAQSEYVTGPKDRLIELTLHGMSGPIEVRGEKYDSFMPSFRARFSDEELAGILSYIRTSWGNDASAVTAPEVARGRKRSE
- a CDS encoding acyl-CoA desaturase; amino-acid sequence: MHYSGSPDDSEKKPRVLWLNALFLVLTPLAALILTPLYILEHGVHWAEPVAMVVLWYLTGMGITAGYHRMFSHRAWWAPAPIRAILLVLGAAAWQNSAIAWSAAHRYHHRHVDTEDDPYSIQEGFWWAHMLWVMVEGKKHQDFESAPDLRDDPLCQWQHNNYFWISTLFNIGVPLLLGLMTGRLFGMLLWAGLVRVVVVHHFTFFINSLAHMWGSRPWSKEQSARDNAVLAFFTFGEGYHNFHHTFPGDYRNGFRWYQFDPTKWTIALLNKVGLAQDLRRTTMDRRLKKRWQTMRERYETQMDEWNESMREQIQAAEASLEEALTEMRSKRAEWARKAEELQAQARDELERARIEAERRALEAFRNWQSLVPAQAR
- a CDS encoding chalcone isomerase family protein — its product is MKRLLPFVLLAILTFGLSSTATAAECADVKFPNSITLDGDKLQLNGLGLREATAFNVDVYVAALYVEKKSKSGSKLVNAKGKKRLILRFVRDVDKGDVRDAIKEGISKSKYGGKTLGAKAKKLSSWMGAVEEGDKFIYTYIPGKGVTFAHNGSTKGTIEGEKFAKALFDIWLGANPPNKGLKTGLLGGECD
- a CDS encoding lysophospholipid acyltransferase family protein, whose protein sequence is MSTAADTSLSHTLWSVWSWFAIGSTLLLGFPVLCVLFVVTAPFDRRRYVTGRAFRLIGVTATWLAPAWDFGVEGDLPEDKPRRTVCVSNHCSAADPFLLSYLPWEMKWLSKTSNFKIPFVGWMLRMAGDVEVVRGDSDSAKSAMARCRTWLERGVPVMIFPEGTRSKEGELLPFKEGAFRLAIESGADILPMAVCGTCTALAKHDWRLHRTQARVRVGEPIATDGLTLDDVDALKAHARDVIEELRGQLRRSAPAS
- a CDS encoding pirin family protein, which gives rise to MIEVRPADERGHTDMGWLDSRHSFSFGGYRDPRHMGFRKLRVINDDRVAPGAGFGTHPHRDMEIISYVVEGALEHKDSMGNGSVIEAGEVQRMSAGTGVRHSEYNASDTEPVRFLQIWIPPRRAGLEPSYEQRKFRRADRRGALKLLVSPDGRDDSLSIHQDASIWGAVLEEGDTVEYSIDAGRHAWVQVVDGTVTLGDITLSEGDGAAISDEAKVAIEAAEDAELLLFDLA